The Terriglobales bacterium genomic sequence ATCGTGCACCGGGACCTGAAGCCGGAGAACGTGTTCCTGACGCGCGACGGCCGGGTGAAGGTGCTGGACTTCGGGTTGGCGAAGCTCACGCGCGGAGAGGCGGCGGCGGGCACGAGCGACAGCCGCACCATCGACCATGCGACCTCGCCCGGCATGCTGCTGGGGACCGTGGAATATATGTCGCCGGAGCAGGTGCGCGGCCAGGCCGCCGACCACCGCTCGGACATCTTCGCGCTCGGCTCGATGCTGTACGAGATGCTGGCAGGACGCCGCGCCTTCCACCGCGAGACGGGCGCGGAGACGATGACGGCGATCCTGAAGGAGGACCCGGCGGAGTTCAGCGACGCGGCGCACCCGGTGCCGCCGGGGCTGGAGCGCATCGTGCGGCGCTGCCTGGAGAAGGCGCCGGAGCAGCGCTTCCAGTCGGCGCGCGACCTGGCGTTCGCGCTGGAAGCGGTCTCGGGACTCTCGCACGGCTCGAGCGCCTCGGGCATCGCGCCGGCCATGGCAGCGCCGAGGGCGCGCCACTGGCGCACGCCCGCGCTGGTCGCGGGGCTGCTGCTGCTGGCCGCAGCGGCCTACGTCGCCGGGCGGGGAAGCGCGCCGCGAGCGAGCGAGATCAGCTACAAGCAGGTGAGCTACCGCGCGCAGACCATCTTCCAGGCGCGTTTCTCGCCCGACGGCAAGACGATCGTTTTCAGCGCGGCCAGTGAGGGCACGAATCCGACGCTCTACACCATCCAGTCGGAGTATCCCGAGGCGCGATCGACGGGGCTGACCGGGGTGCAACTGCTTTCAATCTCTCCGCAAGGGGAGCTGGCGGTGCTGACGCATGCGCAGTTCCTGGGCCATCGGCTGTTCCGGGGAACACTGGCGCGCATGCCGCTGGGCAGCAGCGCGCCGCGCGAGATCCTGGAAGAGGTGCAGGAGGCGGACTGGACGCCCGACGGCAGCGAGCTTGCCATCATCCGCGAGGTGAATGGCCAGAGCCGTCTGGAATATCCGGTGGGGAAAGTCCTATATGAGACGGCGGGTTACGTGAGCGACCTCCGTTTCTCGCCGGACGGAAAGCACATCGGCTTCTTCGATCACCCGGCAAAGTATGACGACCGCGGCATCGTGGCGGTGGTGGACCTGGCGGGAAAGAAGACCGAGCTGGCGGGGGGATTCTGGGGCATGGAAGGGCTCGCGTGGTCCCGCGACGGCGACGAGATATTCTTCTCGGCGAGCGCGGCGGGCGCGAATTACCTGCCACAAGGAGTGACGCTGGCCGGCAAGGGGCGGCTGGTGCTGCCTGCTGCCGGGAGTGTTGTGGTCTTTGACGTGGCGGCCGATGGACGCTGGCTGGTGGCGCGCGAGGATTCGGCCAACGGGGTAGCGGCCAAGGATCCGGCGTCCGGCAAGGAGCGCGATCTCTCCTGGCTGGATCTCTCCGCGTTCCCGCGGATCTCGGAAGACGGCAAGGTGGTCGTCTTCACCGAGTACAGTTCGGCGACGGGCGCGAACTACGCGGTTTGCCTGCGCAAGACAGATGGCTCGCCGGCGGTGGTGCTGGGAGAGGGGTCCAGTGCGGGCGCGTCGCCGGATGGCAGGTGGGTGATGGCCCTGGTGCCGACGACGCCGCCGAAGCTGGTGCTCTATCCCACCGGCGCGGGCGAGGCGCGGGTGATGCCACGGGGCAGCCTGGAGAATTACGACTATTTCGGGGGCGGCTGGTTCCCCGACAGCCGGCGGCTGCTGGTCTGCGGGAACGAGCCCGGCCGCGCTAGCCGCTGCTACGCCCAGGAGGTGAGCGGAGGTGCGCTCCATCCCCTGACTCCAGAGGGCACGGGGAGCGGGTGGGTGTCGCCGGAC encodes the following:
- a CDS encoding protein kinase, translated to MALTPGSKLGPYEIVGAIGAGGMGEVYRARDTRLERDVAIKVLPAGFAQDTERLRRFEQEARVVATLNHPDILAIFDIGQDGATPYLVTELLEGEPLRERMKAGALPARRALEYATGIAHGLAAAHEKGIVHRDLKPENVFLTRDGRVKVLDFGLAKLTRGEAAAGTSDSRTIDHATSPGMLLGTVEYMSPEQVRGQAADHRSDIFALGSMLYEMLAGRRAFHRETGAETMTAILKEDPAEFSDAAHPVPPGLERIVRRCLEKAPEQRFQSARDLAFALEAVSGLSHGSSASGIAPAMAAPRARHWRTPALVAGLLLLAAAAYVAGRGSAPRASEISYKQVSYRAQTIFQARFSPDGKTIVFSAASEGTNPTLYTIQSEYPEARSTGLTGVQLLSISPQGELAVLTHAQFLGHRLFRGTLARMPLGSSAPREILEEVQEADWTPDGSELAIIREVNGQSRLEYPVGKVLYETAGYVSDLRFSPDGKHIGFFDHPAKYDDRGIVAVVDLAGKKTELAGGFWGMEGLAWSRDGDEIFFSASAAGANYLPQGVTLAGKGRLVLPAAGSVVVFDVAADGRWLVAREDSANGVAAKDPASGKERDLSWLDLSAFPRISEDGKVVVFTEYSSATGANYAVCLRKTDGSPAVVLGEGSSAGASPDGRWVMALVPTTPPKLVLYPTGAGEARVMPRGSLENYDYFGGGWFPDSRRLLVCGNEPGRASRCYAQEVSGGALHPLTPEGTGSGWVSPDGRLLLGRTGAGAFLLYPLGSAGEPRALPHLTRDDLVIRWSGDGRSLLVYRANVLPVRVEKVDVASGRRTLLRELAPADRSGVTGITGVSFSSDERWYAYSYSRDAAQLFSVGGVK